In Streptomyces sclerotialus, the DNA window TGACCAGCGAGAGCCGCACGCTGCGGTACGGTCCGGCGTTCGGCTGCACGGTGGAGTTCTGGGCCCGGGACGAGGACGGCTGGCGGGAGGCGCCGCGCGGCACCACCCTCCTCGGGCCGCGGCTGCCCGACCTCACTCCCACGGCCACCTGGCGGGTCGCGGACCGGGACCACCCCACGCTCGCCCCCTTCGCCGACACCCTCATGTGGGACGTCGACTTCCCCGTCGACGTCGTCTACACCTGGGTGGACGACGCCGACCCGGCCTGGCGGGAGCGGCGGGACGCGGCCCGGAGAGCCGCCGGCCTGCCCACCGACCACGTGGACAGCGGCGACGCCCGCTTCCGCAGTCGCGACGAACTGCGGCACTCGCTCCGCTCGCTGGCGATGTACGCCCCCTGGGTCCGCACCGTCCACCTCGTCACCGACGACCAGGTTCCCGACTGGCTGGACACCGCGCACCCCGGCCTGAAGGTGGTCGACCACCGGGAGCTGTTCGCCGACACCGCCCAGCTGCCGACCTTCAACTCGCACGCCATCGAGAGCCAGCTGCACCGCATCGAGGGCCTGTCCGAGCAGTTCCTGTACTTCAACGACGACGTGTTCCTCGGCCGCCCGCTGCCGCCCTCGGCGTTCTTCCACAGCAACGGCACCGCGCACTTCTTCCGGTCGCCCACGGCCGTGCCGCCCGGCAAGGTCACCGAGGACGACGAGGGCTACTTCGCCGCCGCCAAGAACAACCGGGCCCTGCTCAAGCGGGAGTTCGGCCGGGTCGCCACGCACAGCTTCCTGCACGCCCCGCACCCCCTGCGGCGCAGCGTCCTGGCGGAGATCGCCGACCGCTTCCCCGAAAAGGTGGCGACGACCGCCGGGAGCCGCTTCCGGGCCCGTACCGATCTCTCCATCGCCTCGTCCCTGCACCACTACTACGGATATCTGACCGGCAAGTCGACGCCCGCGACCATTTCCTGCTCCTTCGTGAACGCCGGCCGTTACGACCACCACACTGTCCTCAGCCGCCTGCTCGCCACCCGCAGCCACTCCGTCTTCTGCATCGGGGACTCGGCCGACGCCGAGGTGCCGGCCGCGGAGCAGGACCGGGTGGTGCGTGCCTTCCTGGGCGCGTACTTCCCCGTACCGTCGCCGTACGAGCACGGCTGACCCGAAGGCGAAGGAGCAAGCCATGACCTGGCTGATCACCGGTGGTGCGGGATACATCGGCGCGCACGTGGTGCGCGCCATGACCGGCGCGGGCGAGCGCGCGGTGGTGCTGGACGACCTGTCCACCGGCGTGGCGGAGCGGGTGTCCGAGGGCGTGCCGCTCGTCGTCGGGTCGACCCTGGACCGGGCGCTGCTGGACCGCACGATCGCGGAGCACGAGGTGTCCGGGGTGGTGCACCTGGCGGCGAAGAAGCAGGTCGGCGAGTCGGTGGAGCTGCCGCTGCTGTACTACCGGGAGAACGTGCACGGGCTGCAGACACTGCTGGAGGCGGTCGCGGCGGGCGGCGTCGGCCGCTTCGTCTTCTCCTCCTCCGCCGCGGTCTACGGCATGCCCGGCGTGGACCTGGTCACCGAGGACACCCCGTGCGTACCGATGAGCCCGTACGGCGAGACCAAGCTCGCGGGCGAGTGGCTGACCCGGGCGGCGGGCCGGGCGCACGGCATCTCCACGGCCTGCCTGCGCTACTTCAACGTGGCGGGCGCGGCGGCCCCGGAGCTGGCCGACACCGGCGTCTTCAACATCGTCCCGATGGTCTTCGAGAAGCTCACCGACGGCGCGGCCCCGCTGATCTTCGGCGACGACTACGACACCCCCGACGGCACCTGCATCCGCGACTACATCCACGTCGAGGACCTGGCCGACGCGCACCTCGCGGCCGCGCGCAAGCTCGGCGAGCCGGGCCCGGTCCGCGACCTGACGGTCAACATCGGCCGCGGCGAGGGCGTGTCCGTACGCGAGATGGTCGACCTGATCGCGGAGGTCACCGGCTACCGGGACCGCCCGGCGCGGGTCACCCCGCGGCGCCCCGGCGACCCGGCGCGGGTGGTGGCGGCCGCCGACCGGGTCGCGGCCGAGCTGGGCTGGAAGGCCCGGCACGACGTGCGCGACATGGTCAGCTCGGCGTGGGCGGGCTGGCTGCTGCGGCACCCGGAGGCGAAGCACGACTGAACCTTGGTCGTATTTTTAACGAACAAGCACACAACCAACTCCTCGTCCCCTCCGTCTCACAGGTAGCGAAAAGGAACCGCATTTCGGGCGATTCCGCTTACTGTGCCCGGTCCGATACGAGGAGTAGTTTCCGCAATGCCCGCACCAGGTGGCTCCGCCGCATCGCCTCGCTTCAGCATCGTCGTGCCGGTCTTCAAGGTGCAGGGCTACCTCCGCGCCTGCCTGGACTCGGTGCTGGCCCAGACGTACGGCGACTTCGAGGTCGTCGCGGTCGACGACCGCTCGCCCGACGGCTCGGGGGCGATCCTGGACGAGTACGCGGCCCGCGACCCGCGCGTCGTCCCGCTGCACCTCCCCGAGAACAAGGGCATCGGCAACGCCCGCAACGAGGGCGTGGCGCACGCCCGCGGCGACTACCTCCTCTTCCTCGACAGCGACGACACGCTGCTGCCGGACGCGCTGGAGTCCATAGCCGCCCGGCTCAAGGAGACCGAGGACCCGGACATCCTGGTCTACGACTACGCGCGCACCTTCTGGTGGGGCGAGGCCAAGCGCAACCGCGACGCCGAGGTGCTGTCCGCGCCCGGCCCCGAGGTCGGCTCCATCGACGACCGCCCCGACCTGCTGCGCCTGTTCACCGTCGTGTGGAACAAGGCCTACCGCCGCGACTTCTACCTCGCCGGCGGCTTCAGCTTCCCCGACGGCTTCTACGAGGACGCGGTCGTCGTCTACGAGTCGCTGTTCAGCGCCGAGCGCATCGCCCTTCTGGACCAGGTCTGCGTGCACTACCGGCAGCGCCGCCAGGGCAACGCGCTGCGCACCCCCAGCCGGGCGCACTTCGCCGCGTTCGCGCAGTACGAGCGGCTGTTCGCGTTCGTCGAGGAGCGGCCGGCGCTGCACCGCTGGCGCGCCTTCCTCTTCGAGCACATGATCGACCACTACCTCTTCATCCTGGCCCGCCCGGACCGGGTGCCCACCGCCGCCCGCCCGGAGTTCTTCCGGCTGGCGGCCCAGCACTACCGCCGCTACCGGCCCGCCGGCTTCGTCCGCCCCAAGGGCGTGATGGGCGTCCAGTACGACGCGCTCGCCCGCGGCTCCTACACCGCATACGCCGCGCTGAAGCTGGCC includes these proteins:
- the galE gene encoding UDP-glucose 4-epimerase GalE, giving the protein MTWLITGGAGYIGAHVVRAMTGAGERAVVLDDLSTGVAERVSEGVPLVVGSTLDRALLDRTIAEHEVSGVVHLAAKKQVGESVELPLLYYRENVHGLQTLLEAVAAGGVGRFVFSSSAAVYGMPGVDLVTEDTPCVPMSPYGETKLAGEWLTRAAGRAHGISTACLRYFNVAGAAAPELADTGVFNIVPMVFEKLTDGAAPLIFGDDYDTPDGTCIRDYIHVEDLADAHLAAARKLGEPGPVRDLTVNIGRGEGVSVREMVDLIAEVTGYRDRPARVTPRRPGDPARVVAAADRVAAELGWKARHDVRDMVSSAWAGWLLRHPEAKHD